GCGCTGTGGGAGTGTCCGACTTCATCGACTTTCTCCGGCTGAAGACTCACAAAGCCCTAACACAGGTGCCGCAGTCTGCGGGCTCGTGAGCGCATCATGATGACGTCCGCCGATGGTGAATGATGACAGACCACGACAGACTTGACATCATTGCGCCACCTGTCTGGCAGAGGCCGACTCAGTCCCTTGCGAGTGTCCTCATATGAATCCCATGACTATGATGTCCAAGACTGAGTCAAGGTTCTCGTCGGTGATGGAGTAGGCCTCTCTTGCCGTCTGAACGCCGGCCACTCTCTGCTGGTTGTCGAGGTCGCGAGTCGATGACATCAGGCCCAGCCTCCGACCCAAGCGATAGGTGTCCTGCTCCCGTTCGTCTAGGTCAAGAAACTCGTCGATCACGCGCAGTATTCGGTTCTTGTCTTGCGGAAGCACTCCTTCTATCTCCGGGAGCAGGTTAAGTATGTGGTCACTGACAATATGACTGGTCACACCACTGAGTCCCGACACAAACCTTCCTATCTCTCTCACAACTTCCACGTCACTCATAGGTCTGAACTCGCCTGATATCCGAAGCCTGTGCAAAGGTGCTCTGTCCGAGACTGCTACTGTGCGCAGCCGCACAAAGTCCGGGTCAATACGGTTCACTGCGTCTGCTGTCTCGTCCGCATGCTCGTCGGACAGAGTCTTGCCTCCAAGACCGGGCATCACGTATTCGGACAACTCCATGCCTGCGCCCCTGATCTTGCGCCCAGCCTCGATGTGCATGGTCTTGGAAGCACCCTTTCTCATCATCTTGAGGACTCTGTCGGAACCGGACTCTAGCCCAACATGGATTCTGGACAGTC
This region of Candidatus Thorarchaeota archaeon genomic DNA includes:
- a CDS encoding radical SAM protein; protein product: MAFESGAHDEYAGFEQGPIRPPSEAGSLLLRLTRNCAWNRCLFCPVYKGRPPSVRPLDHVLRDIDSINRHIQKLKEIQPDVHSPVDRLLDDYLRSVETLELTSFDAAYKWYLNGMKTVFLQDADPLSVGPDVVIEATRHLRHLFPQTERVTTYARSSTVAAMSSTELAALKEAGLSRIHVGLESGSDRVLKMMRKGASKTMHIEAGRKIRGAGMELSEYVMPGLGGKTLSDEHADETADAVNRIDPDFVRLRTVAVSDRAPLHRLRISGEFRPMSDVEVVREIGRFVSGLSGVTSHIVSDHILNLLPEIEGVLPQDKNRILRVIDEFLDLDEREQDTYRLGRRLGLMSSTRDLDNQQRVAGVQTAREAYSITDENLDSVLDIIVMGFI